Proteins encoded within one genomic window of Natrinema amylolyticum:
- a CDS encoding DUF7501 family protein, translating to MTAITTTEWADPITCPFCGDELSSPGAGFVDHIDDNADCEDGFDQWRRNIAGDLAGEWSG from the coding sequence ATGACTGCTATCACGACGACGGAGTGGGCCGACCCGATCACCTGTCCCTTCTGTGGCGACGAACTCTCATCGCCGGGCGCCGGATTCGTCGATCACATCGACGACAACGCCGACTGCGAAGACGGATTCGATCAGTGGCGACGGAACATCGCCGGCGACCTGGCCGGCGAATGGTCCGGCTGA
- a CDS encoding class I SAM-dependent methyltransferase, with protein sequence MGFHTYPVDRADALEDPSRYRYCSREELLAMLEPTADGVVADLGSGTGFYADDVAPFVDTLYAVDVQPAMHDRYREKDVPEAVEFVTAEISSLPFDDGELDGAYSTMTHHEYASPTAAADAEGAEADDDADGALAELARVLHPGGRLVTVDWSADGDSDAGPPLEERFDLATATARLEAAGFEIEFASGRPETFAIVATR encoded by the coding sequence ATGGGATTTCACACGTATCCGGTCGATCGAGCGGACGCCCTCGAGGACCCGTCTCGCTACCGATACTGCTCCCGCGAGGAACTGCTCGCGATGCTCGAGCCGACGGCGGACGGCGTCGTCGCCGACCTCGGCTCCGGAACGGGCTTTTACGCGGACGATGTCGCACCGTTCGTCGACACCCTGTACGCGGTGGACGTCCAGCCCGCGATGCACGATCGGTACCGAGAGAAGGACGTTCCCGAGGCCGTCGAGTTCGTCACGGCCGAAATCTCGTCGCTTCCCTTCGACGACGGGGAACTCGACGGCGCGTACTCCACGATGACCCACCACGAGTACGCGTCGCCGACAGCAGCAGCGGATGCGGAGGGAGCGGAGGCGGACGACGATGCCGACGGTGCCCTCGCGGAACTCGCGCGGGTCCTCCATCCCGGCGGCCGACTGGTCACGGTCGACTGGTCAGCCGACGGCGACTCGGACGCCGGTCCGCCGCTCGAGGAGCGGTTCGATCTCGCGACGGCGACGGCGCGACTCGAGGCCGCCGGCTTCGAGATCGAATTCGCCAGCGGCCGACCGGAGACGTTCGCGATCGTCGCGACTCGATGA
- a CDS encoding rubrerythrin-like domain-containing protein has product MVYTDPYTPDRSYYECRNCGYREATDSLGSCPECDGQTRNLAVPRD; this is encoded by the coding sequence ATGGTCTACACCGATCCGTACACGCCCGACCGATCGTACTACGAGTGCCGGAACTGCGGCTATCGAGAAGCGACCGACTCGCTGGGCTCCTGTCCGGAATGCGACGGGCAGACACGAAACCTCGCGGTTCCACGGGACTGA
- a CDS encoding M20 family metallopeptidase, with product MDDRGPAGPVCAALENDPRAILETTRRIVAADTRNPPGNTRALADWLAEEFESLGCDCERFAVDPMKPNFVATMPGASEFTLLYNGHLDTVPFREAEWTYDPLGEVDGDRLYGRGTTDMKGAIGAMLQVARAYAETDTEPPVTLQFALVSDEEVGGEVGLAARLGSGRLSADACVVGEATGRRDSNSIAVGDRGYVWPSIRYEGRAAHGSRPMFGENAIDRLYETVRTCRRRLRQFEVPTDGIDESILAESVEYYSIHLDEETARALFRSPTVNLGTFNGGDAVNTVPASAEATLDVRILPSVGSEAIISRIRDCLDERAAATLVDVTCKAGSYTAPDSAIVRATSRVVDDVVPTPLYRRFATGSGDAQVFRENGIPSVEFATGTGTAHAVDEYTTVDKLRRNALVYARLPFEIDRIRGG from the coding sequence ATGGACGATCGGGGTCCCGCCGGTCCGGTGTGCGCGGCTCTCGAGAACGATCCCCGAGCGATCCTCGAAACAACCCGTCGAATCGTGGCGGCGGACACGCGGAATCCGCCGGGGAACACGCGAGCGCTCGCCGACTGGCTCGCCGAGGAGTTCGAATCGCTCGGATGCGACTGTGAGCGCTTCGCCGTCGATCCGATGAAACCGAACTTCGTCGCGACGATGCCGGGTGCCAGCGAGTTCACGCTCCTGTACAACGGCCACCTCGATACGGTTCCGTTCCGCGAGGCGGAGTGGACGTACGATCCGCTCGGCGAGGTCGACGGCGACCGGCTGTACGGTCGGGGGACGACCGATATGAAGGGCGCCATCGGAGCGATGCTCCAGGTCGCCAGGGCGTACGCGGAAACCGACACCGAGCCACCGGTCACGCTCCAGTTCGCTCTCGTGAGCGACGAGGAAGTCGGCGGTGAGGTCGGACTCGCCGCTCGATTGGGGAGTGGTCGGCTGAGCGCCGACGCCTGTGTGGTCGGCGAAGCGACTGGCCGACGCGATAGCAACTCGATCGCGGTCGGCGACCGGGGATACGTCTGGCCGTCGATCAGATACGAAGGGCGCGCGGCCCACGGCTCGAGGCCGATGTTCGGCGAGAACGCGATCGATCGCCTGTACGAGACGGTTCGGACGTGTCGGCGACGGCTTCGGCAGTTCGAGGTCCCGACCGACGGGATCGACGAGTCGATTCTCGCCGAGAGCGTCGAGTACTATTCGATCCACCTCGACGAGGAAACGGCGAGGGCCCTCTTTCGCTCGCCGACCGTCAACCTCGGCACGTTCAACGGCGGTGATGCGGTCAATACCGTTCCCGCGAGCGCCGAAGCCACGCTCGACGTTCGCATATTGCCGTCGGTCGGTTCGGAAGCGATTATTTCGCGGATTCGAGACTGCCTCGACGAGCGAGCGGCCGCGACGCTCGTCGACGTCACGTGTAAGGCGGGGTCGTACACGGCCCCCGATTCGGCGATCGTTCGAGCGACGAGCCGCGTCGTCGACGACGTCGTGCCGACGCCGCTGTATCGCCGGTTCGCGACGGGCAGCGGTGACGCACAAGTGTTCCGCGAGAACGGGATCCCGAGCGTCGAATTCGCGACCGGCACGGGAACGGCACACGCGGTCGACGAGTACACGACCGTCGACAAACTCCGCCGGAACGCGCTCGTCTACGCGCGACTCCCGTTCGAGATCGATCGGATCCGCGGCGGTTGA
- a CDS encoding SHOCT domain-containing protein encodes MASETAGGRDYSLVELFAIKFVLADVLIIALLLLAGPVYAILATALIVIGGLLLWYLAGRTGDDESRDIEPERGERVETADSGTDPVTTLQERYAAGELSEAEFEAKLDRLIDSNERAESADVETEDLSLERRR; translated from the coding sequence ATGGCCAGCGAAACCGCCGGCGGACGGGACTACTCGCTCGTCGAGTTGTTCGCCATCAAGTTCGTCCTGGCCGACGTGCTGATCATCGCGTTGCTGTTGCTGGCCGGCCCGGTGTACGCGATTCTGGCCACTGCCCTGATCGTGATCGGAGGTCTCCTCCTGTGGTACCTCGCCGGCCGGACGGGAGACGACGAGTCGCGCGATATCGAACCGGAACGCGGTGAGAGGGTCGAGACGGCCGACAGCGGGACCGACCCCGTGACGACGCTGCAGGAGCGATACGCCGCCGGCGAACTGTCCGAGGCCGAGTTCGAGGCGAAACTGGACCGACTGATCGACTCCAACGAGCGGGCCGAGTCGGCGGACGTCGAGACCGAAGATCTCTCCCTCGAGCGCCGGCGCTGA
- a CDS encoding HAD-IIA family hydrolase: MTDYEAVILDVDGTIVRGEALLPGVTDGLRALEAAGCSRLLFSNNPTRGADHYGEKLAPHGIDVDPNAVLTSATVSAEYLAATHTDDAVYLVGGERLRAILEDAAVELTTEPDAAEVVLGSFDKNFSFGTLWEALRALEGDVPFYGTDPDATIPIDDGEIPGSGAILAAMEAVASREADAILGKPSSIAAEAAMDRLDTDPRNVLVVGDRLNTDIELGNRAGMETALVLTGVTDRADLAATDADTEPDHVLESLAAVDTLL, from the coding sequence ATGACTGACTACGAGGCGGTGATCCTCGACGTCGACGGGACGATCGTCCGCGGCGAGGCATTGCTTCCCGGCGTCACCGACGGGCTGCGCGCGCTCGAGGCGGCCGGCTGTTCGCGGCTGCTCTTCTCGAACAACCCGACGCGGGGGGCCGACCACTACGGCGAGAAACTCGCACCGCACGGGATCGACGTCGATCCGAACGCCGTCCTCACGTCGGCGACCGTCTCCGCGGAGTACCTCGCGGCGACCCACACCGACGACGCGGTCTATCTCGTCGGCGGCGAGCGACTCCGGGCGATCCTCGAAGACGCGGCTGTCGAACTGACGACGGAGCCCGACGCGGCCGAGGTCGTGTTGGGATCGTTCGACAAGAACTTCTCGTTCGGCACGCTCTGGGAGGCCCTGCGGGCGCTCGAGGGCGACGTTCCGTTCTACGGTACCGATCCGGACGCGACGATCCCGATCGACGACGGCGAGATTCCGGGCTCGGGGGCGATCCTCGCCGCGATGGAGGCCGTGGCCAGCCGCGAGGCGGACGCGATTCTGGGCAAACCGTCATCGATCGCGGCCGAGGCGGCGATGGACCGACTGGACACCGATCCGCGGAACGTCTTGGTCGTCGGCGACCGTCTCAACACGGACATCGAACTCGGCAATCGCGCCGGGATGGAGACGGCCCTCGTACTCACCGGCGTCACCGACCGCGCGGATCTCGCTGCGACCGACGCCGACACCGAGCCGGATCACGTCCTCGAGTCGCTGGCCGCGGTCGATACGTTGCTCTGA
- a CDS encoding acyl-CoA thioesterase codes for MTALRETVIENREMVQPNHANTLDVAHGGNVMKWMDEVGAMSAMRFSGEMCVTARVNQMNFERPIPVGDAAYITAYVYDAGTSSVKVRLIAERENLQTRERKRTTESYFVYVAIDEDNTPTTVPELTVDTDEGERLRREALADDLGRAD; via the coding sequence ATGACGGCCCTTCGGGAGACGGTCATCGAAAATCGGGAGATGGTCCAGCCGAATCACGCCAACACGCTCGACGTCGCCCACGGCGGCAACGTGATGAAATGGATGGACGAAGTGGGCGCGATGAGCGCGATGCGATTTTCCGGCGAGATGTGTGTCACCGCACGCGTCAACCAGATGAACTTCGAGCGGCCGATCCCCGTCGGCGACGCGGCGTACATCACCGCCTACGTCTACGACGCGGGCACCTCGAGCGTGAAGGTCCGTCTGATCGCCGAGCGCGAGAACCTTCAGACTCGCGAGCGCAAACGAACCACTGAATCGTACTTCGTCTACGTCGCCATCGACGAGGACAACACGCCGACGACGGTTCCCGAGTTGACCGTCGACACGGACGAAGGGGAACGACTTCGACGGGAGGCGCTCGCGGACGATCTGGGCCGAGCCGACTAG
- a CDS encoding TraB/GumN family protein, with the protein MSDAGEADVPEPPAPPDRERGSVEVLGTAHVSQASVDEVRETIDREDPDVVAVELDEGRYRQMKGGTPDDIEAGDLLSGNTVFQFLAYWMLSYVQSRLGDQFDIEPGADMRAAIEAAEANGSGVALVDRDIQTTIQRFWNGLTVTEKLKMVGGLALGITDPRTLGLTFGAVGGAVLGFLVAAFLAPVFGFGDLLLVGISDPTTLQYAGGGAIGALVGTFVGLLFLPSLESAGRYTGGYLSGFSIRVLAGLVLGIGGCLALVATGTFVGPFSAGTVESAGIYAIRGTAGTLAGLGVGVTIGAVLGLGLDGLSSDVEDIDEIDIEEMTDGDVVAAMMEEFRQFSPRGANALIDERDAYIAHNLHDLREQGYDVLAVVGAGHKAGIERHLLNPEDIPTLESISGTASSRRFSPLKIVGYLIMIGFLGFFFLLIMAGVRNAFLLKLFAAWFLFNGIFAFTLARLAGARWISAGVGGAVAWLTSINPLLAPGWFAGYVELRHRPVNVRDIQTLNEIVGDTERPIGEALDAMFDVPLFRLIMIVALTNIGSMIATGLFPFVVLPWLAPEIGGVDALMGQLVQGAQNSLELIRGLLS; encoded by the coding sequence ATGAGCGACGCAGGCGAGGCCGACGTGCCGGAGCCGCCAGCACCGCCCGACCGCGAGCGCGGCTCCGTCGAGGTCCTCGGGACGGCACACGTCTCGCAAGCGAGTGTCGACGAGGTTCGCGAGACGATCGACCGAGAGGACCCGGACGTCGTCGCCGTCGAACTCGACGAAGGGCGCTACCGCCAGATGAAAGGCGGCACGCCGGACGACATCGAAGCGGGCGATCTCCTCTCGGGCAACACGGTCTTTCAGTTTCTGGCCTACTGGATGCTGTCGTACGTTCAGTCACGGCTCGGCGATCAGTTCGACATCGAACCCGGTGCCGACATGCGGGCCGCCATCGAGGCCGCCGAAGCGAACGGCAGCGGTGTCGCCCTGGTCGACCGCGACATTCAGACGACGATCCAACGGTTCTGGAACGGGCTCACCGTAACCGAGAAGCTGAAAATGGTCGGCGGGCTTGCGCTCGGAATCACCGATCCCCGAACGCTTGGGCTCACCTTCGGCGCCGTCGGTGGCGCCGTTCTCGGCTTTCTCGTCGCCGCGTTTCTCGCCCCGGTGTTCGGCTTCGGTGACCTCCTGCTGGTCGGAATCAGCGATCCCACGACGCTCCAGTACGCCGGCGGCGGCGCAATCGGCGCGCTCGTCGGCACGTTCGTCGGTCTCCTCTTTCTGCCCTCCCTCGAGTCCGCCGGACGGTACACCGGTGGCTATCTCTCGGGGTTTTCGATACGGGTTCTCGCCGGACTAGTCCTCGGGATCGGCGGCTGTCTCGCACTGGTCGCGACCGGGACCTTCGTCGGGCCGTTCTCGGCCGGGACGGTCGAGAGCGCGGGTATCTATGCGATTCGAGGGACGGCCGGGACGCTGGCCGGCCTCGGCGTCGGCGTCACTATCGGTGCCGTCCTCGGACTCGGCCTCGACGGGCTCAGTAGCGACGTCGAGGACATCGACGAGATCGACATCGAGGAGATGACCGACGGCGACGTCGTCGCCGCCATGATGGAGGAGTTCCGCCAGTTCAGCCCCCGCGGCGCGAACGCCCTGATCGACGAACGCGACGCCTACATCGCACACAACCTCCACGACCTCCGCGAACAGGGGTACGACGTCCTCGCCGTCGTCGGCGCCGGCCACAAGGCCGGGATCGAACGCCACTTGCTGAACCCCGAGGATATTCCGACGCTCGAGTCGATCTCCGGAACCGCCTCGAGCCGTCGGTTCTCGCCGCTGAAGATCGTCGGCTACCTCATCATGATCGGCTTCCTCGGGTTCTTCTTCCTGCTGATCATGGCGGGAGTCAGGAACGCCTTCCTGTTGAAGCTGTTCGCGGCTTGGTTCCTCTTCAACGGGATCTTCGCGTTCACGCTGGCGCGGCTGGCCGGCGCACGCTGGATCAGCGCCGGCGTCGGCGGCGCGGTCGCCTGGCTGACGAGCATCAATCCGCTGCTCGCGCCCGGCTGGTTCGCCGGCTACGTCGAACTCAGACATCGTCCGGTCAACGTCCGGGACATCCAGACGCTAAACGAGATCGTCGGCGACACCGAGCGGCCGATCGGCGAGGCCCTCGACGCGATGTTCGACGTCCCGCTGTTCCGGCTGATCATGATCGTCGCGCTCACGAACATCGGGAGCATGATCGCGACGGGGCTGTTCCCGTTCGTGGTACTGCCGTGGCTAGCCCCCGAAATCGGCGGCGTCGACGCGCTCATGGGACAGCTCGTTCAGGGCGCCCAGAACAGCCTCGAGCTGATCCGGGGACTGCTGTCATGA